CTTGTCCAGCACCCGGTCCCCCACCTTGGGGAGCGTCTGTCCGCCCTGGCCGACGAAGGACAGGGTCTTGGGCATTTGATTGGCCGGGAAGGCCACAAAGTAGGTGTGCTGCGCGTTGTAGTGCGCGTCGTGGGTGTCGTTGCTGCCCTGGATCTGGAAGGTCGCGCGCTGGCCCCCCGGCGTGAGGAGCACTGGCGCGGACTGCGTCTGGCGCTGGGCGTTGAAGACGCCCTCGTGGTGGGGGAGCGGCGTGACGGGAGACCCGTCCTTCATCTTGAAGTCCTGACGCTTGCCGCCCGGGTGGCAAGCGATGTCGGAGATCGCGAGGGAGCCAGGAGGAGACACCGTTGCCTGCAGCTCGTAGTAGATGGAGCGCTTGCCTCCGCGCAGTTCGGAGATCTGCGCGCTCGTCGGCGGAGTCTTGTTGAAGTCCAGCGTGCGCTTGTCCGCGAACGGGGGGAACCTGCCAACCTCGCCCACCGGCACCTGCACGCTCGCTCCGGGGGGGATGGTGAGCTCCACCGCGCCATTGGGCAGCGCGCGCGCCGTCGCCGGCGGCTTCACCAGCGAGTCGGGATCGAGCGGCTTGCGGCCGTGGGCCTCGTCGATCGCGGCGATCTTCGCCGGGTCGCGCGCATACACCGGGAGATCGGACACCCGGGGCTGGGAGAGCGTGAGCTTCACCTCCTTGTCGGTGGTATTGCGGAACTCGAGCCCCACCTGCAGCACGTTGTGCTGGGACGCGTTGGTGTGGCTGGCGGCGATGTCGAACGAGCCCTGCGAGGGCTGGAGTGTTTTCGTCGGATCGCCGGTGCGCGACCACGAGTCACCCAGCCGTCCCTGCAAGTAGCTCTCCTCGTAGTTGAGGAACACCACCGGCCTGCCCGACGCCTGGGGCGAGACATCCACCTTGGCCGTCCCATTCGGTGGTTTCGCCGCCGGGAAGGTCGTGGCCGCGCCTTCGAAGGTGGATTGTCCCGTGGCCCTCGCCTGGGCCGAACCACCCGTACCGGCGCCACCGCCCGTGCCCCTCGTGGTGGCTGGCGGAGGGGTCTGCACCTGAGGCTGCGGGTTGGTGGCCGTCTGCGCACGCGTCGGAGTGGTCTGGATCTTCACGGAGGGTTCTCTTGCGGAGGAAACGGTTGCCGGGAGGGCTCAGAAGCGCCAGGTGAGGCCGCTCCGCGCCCTGGCCACGCGCGGCTCGGCTTGTAGCTCAACCCGAGGTTCGTCCCAAGGTTATCTGGCTTTCCCTGGATGAAGTTGCGCCTCCAGGAACCGGTCCTGACCGTATGAGGGCCTCTCGATTCTCGAGAATGAATCACCCTCTCACACAGGCACCTGGGCATCTTCAACGTCGAGAAGGAACGGAAGATCATCCCGGCCTGAAGGCCCGGTCACTCCCGATACAGGTGCCGCCGGAGGAAGCCGAGCGACCGTCGCCAGACGTCGTCCCAATCCTCCTGGCGCATCGTGTGATCCGACTCCGGGTACTCGTAGTGCTCGACGTGCAGCCCGGGGTGCCACTGCCAGATCCGGTGGGCGAAGTCGCGGGCCCAGTGCGGCGGGACGACGCTGTCGCGGCCCGCGTTGAGCAGGAACACCGGTTGGCGCGCGCAATCCCACGGGCGATGGACCGGCGCGTGCTGCATCAGCCAGCGGAGCTCATCGGTGATGGGCCCCTCGCGAGGGGTCCAGTCCGGCGAGCCGAGGATGGACACGGTGGCCCGCACCCGCGAGTCATTGGCCGCCACGGTCAGCGCCGTGTATGCGCCAAACGAGATACCCGCGAGCCCGATGGGCCAATGGCCCTCGGAGGCCACGTGGTCGATGACCCGCGAGACATCATGGGCCGACTCTCGGATGGCGTGAAGCAGGCGGGCATGGGACTCGGGCGGGCCCAGCCCTGCCAACTCATCGAGCCATCCATCTCGCCGGGCCCCGTGGTGCGGGGCGTCCACACCCACGGCACTCAGGCCCCAGGTGGCGAGCGCGTTCATCTCCCCGCGC
The sequence above is drawn from the Archangium gephyra genome and encodes:
- a CDS encoding alpha/beta hydrolase family protein, giving the protein MPDEYRFFVDGRIPVLKVHHEPRPGPAVIVLHGLGANADAQRGEMNALATWGLSAVGVDAPHHGARRDGWLDELAGLGPPESHARLLHAIRESAHDVSRVIDHVASEGHWPIGLAGISFGAYTALTVAANDSRVRATVSILGSPDWTPREGPITDELRWLMQHAPVHRPWDCARQPVFLLNAGRDSVVPPHWARDFAHRIWQWHPGLHVEHYEYPESDHTMRQEDWDDVWRRSLGFLRRHLYRE